A stretch of DNA from Leisingera caerulea DSM 24564:
CCAAGACCGGGGGTTTCGCAGCGAAACCTGGCGGCAGCACCCTGCCCGCTTAGCCGTTTTCCAGCAGATGGCGCACGTTGTCCATCACCGCATCGACCAGTTCTGCCGTCACCTCGGAGCCGGAAAAGCGGATGGCATAGCCGCTCGGGCCAAGCTCCCGTTCGATGGTGATGCCGCGGGCAACCCGGGTCTTGCGGGCGCGTTCGATCTTCTGCGCGGCCTTGGGGCGGCCGCCGCGGCTGGGGTCCTGCGGCGCGCCTTCGGCCTGTTCGATGACCGGCAGCATGGCGTCCCATTCCTCTGCCGCCGAGCGCCCGCCGGCCTGTTCCAGCGCGGTGCGGAGGTCTTCGGCCAGCCCGGCCCGCAAGGCGCCCGCAAGCCGCAGGCACTGGCGTTCGTTGAGGCCGGTGGCAAAGGCCAGCATGTCGCCCAGCTCCTCGTGGATCAGGGCAAAGGAGCGGATCTTGGAGCGCTTGGCCTTGGAGGCGTTCTGGAACAGCACCGCCACGGCCTCGTCGACGGTGGGAAACACGCCGTCATGCACGGCAGAGGCGGCGGCGCGGCCGCGTTCATACTGGCTGAGACCTGCGCGGATCTCGTTTTCCTCGATCATCGCGACCAGCGCATCGGCAATGCTGCCGGGGGCGCGGATGAAGGCGGGGATGGTCTGGAACCGTTCGCCGCCGCTGAGCGCGTTGAGGCGGCGCACTGCGGTCAGGCGGCGGTAGCCGGAGACCAGCGCGTATTTGCCCGCGTCCTCGTGGTTCTGCGGCTCGAACACTTCAATGGGCAGGCGCAGGCCGTTGACCGAGATCGAGGTCATCAGCTCCTGCATCTCTTCCTCGTCCATCACGATCCGGTCGCGGTTCAGCGCCTCGGCGGTGATGTCGGTGATGGGCAGTTCCACCGCCACCAGGCCTTTTTCCTCTGCCGCGCGCAGCCGTTCGGCATCAGCCCGGTCGCGGGCCGCGGCCTCGCGGCCGGCCTGGGGCAGGGGGTCGGCATGGCGGGCGGCATCGGCCACCACATCGGCAATCGGCGGCCGCAGCCCGGGGCCGCGGGCCAGATCCCGGTCGATGCCTGCCTCAATCTCCTTCAGCGCCTCGGGCGAGGGCGTTTCAAGCTGTCTGCGCCTGGCCATCTGCTGTCTCCTCTTGCTGGGATTGCTGCTGCTCCATCTGCTGATCGCGCCACCAGCTGCCGATCAGCAGTTCCTTGAATTCCGCATAGGTGCGGTCAAACACCTCGCGGCCGCGGGTATAGGTCTCGCGGTTGAAGTTGCGGTAGTCGGCCTCGTAGATGCCGGAGACGCTTTCGCCGGCCTGGCCGACCAGGGCGGTGTAGTCCTGCCGGTAGGCGTTCATCATGTCGCCGAAATAGGCCTGGATCACATTGGCCAGATCGGTCTGCTGGCTGGCGTCGAAGCGGGTGATCAGGGCGCGCACCACGTCCCATTCGAACTTCATCTCCGGCAGGCCCGCACGGCGGCGGGCAGCGTTCTCGCCGTCCTCGATCGAGGCGAAGGTGGAATAAAGCATGTCGAAGAACCGGCCGGTGGAGTCGAACTCCAGGAACGATGCGCCCAGCGGCACCATCAGGATGTCAGCCGCAGCCAGCGCGTTGATGGTGAGGTAGCCGAGGGCAGGGGGGGTATCGAGCAGGATAACGTCATAGTCGTCCAGCGCGCCGCCCTGGTCCAGCGCGTTGGTCAGCGCGTCCCACAGGGCCCAGTTGCGCAGGCCCATGCGCCAGACCGGGATCTGGAATTCCGCCCAGTAGAGGTTCAGCTGCGCGCCAATGAGGTCGATGTTGGGCCAGTGGGTTTTCTGGACCACGTTTCGCAGCGAAACCTCCCGCGCCTCGGTCAGGGTCTCGTCCAGCGGGATCGGGTCTGACCCGGCGGCGGCGCGGACCTTGTTCTCGGCCTCCACCGCCTCGGCGTAGTCGCGGGCGAGCAGGGGGAAGACGGTCTGCCATTCATCTGCCACCTGGCCGCCGAGGATCGAGGTCATGGAACCCTGGGAGTCCAGATCCACCACCAGCACCTTGTAGCCGTCGAGCGCGGCGGACATCGCCAGATGCGCCGCGGTCGAGGTCTTGCCGACGCCGCCCTTGAAGTTCGCAACCGCGACCACCTTGGCGGGCAGGC
This window harbors:
- a CDS encoding AAA family ATPase — translated: MAKKPDTPLPPYFNLDPAAAADKLGEVVDTARFAKAAAFAGRGRDDLAKRGYAPDGRKRLRKFSTWEVCRYLIPVAPAHLRRVLNKNPDLPQGEGASGSKWFTLEEVLKLRDHFAEEGISTKEYRPYRPEGLPAKVVAVANFKGGVGKTSTAAHLAMSAALDGYKVLVVDLDSQGSMTSILGGQVADEWQTVFPLLARDYAEAVEAENKVRAAAGSDPIPLDETLTEAREVSLRNVVQKTHWPNIDLIGAQLNLYWAEFQIPVWRMGLRNWALWDALTNALDQGGALDDYDVILLDTPPALGYLTINALAAADILMVPLGASFLEFDSTGRFFDMLYSTFASIEDGENAARRRAGLPEMKFEWDVVRALITRFDASQQTDLANVIQAYFGDMMNAYRQDYTALVGQAGESVSGIYEADYRNFNRETYTRGREVFDRTYAEFKELLIGSWWRDQQMEQQQSQQEETADGQAQTA
- a CDS encoding ParB/RepB/Spo0J family partition protein, which translates into the protein MARRRQLETPSPEALKEIEAGIDRDLARGPGLRPPIADVVADAARHADPLPQAGREAAARDRADAERLRAAEEKGLVAVELPITDITAEALNRDRIVMDEEEMQELMTSISVNGLRLPIEVFEPQNHEDAGKYALVSGYRRLTAVRRLNALSGGERFQTIPAFIRAPGSIADALVAMIEENEIRAGLSQYERGRAAASAVHDGVFPTVDEAVAVLFQNASKAKRSKIRSFALIHEELGDMLAFATGLNERQCLRLAGALRAGLAEDLRTALEQAGGRSAAEEWDAMLPVIEQAEGAPQDPSRGGRPKAAQKIERARKTRVARGITIERELGPSGYAIRFSGSEVTAELVDAVMDNVRHLLENG